In Leptospira koniambonensis, the following proteins share a genomic window:
- a CDS encoding type II toxin-antitoxin system VapC family toxin: MSYLIDTDIIIYSLKEDPIVRQNFLDRKNSIKSVSVITYGELIFGAQKSTYKERNLATVRRIAELFPVIELTEGIMETYGELKAIQQKKGNTVEDFDLLIGSTALYLNYTLVTNNERHFQKIPGLRIENWAQVA; the protein is encoded by the coding sequence ATGAGCTATTTGATTGATACTGATATTATCATCTATAGCTTAAAAGAAGATCCAATCGTTCGGCAAAATTTTTTGGACCGTAAAAATTCCATCAAATCAGTTTCCGTAATCACTTATGGAGAATTGATCTTTGGTGCCCAGAAATCTACCTACAAGGAAAGAAATCTGGCGACGGTCCGAAGGATCGCCGAACTTTTTCCAGTGATAGAATTGACCGAAGGAATTATGGAAACCTATGGAGAACTCAAGGCTATTCAGCAGAAAAAAGGAAATACAGTAGAGGACTTTGATCTACTCATCGGATCTACAGCTTTGTATTTGAACTATACTTTAGTTACGAATAACGAAAGACATTTTCAAAAAATTCCAGGATTGAGAATAGAAAACTGGGCTCAGGTAGCTTAA
- a CDS encoding FitA-like ribbon-helix-helix domain-containing protein, with product MANLQVRDIDDRLYEALKRRAEMEHRSVSQEVVLLIENYLAHDNKESERKTLGFLELSGSWVDDRGPDKIAKDIRSSRTKNTLGKDADELFD from the coding sequence ATGGCAAACTTACAAGTCAGGGACATAGACGACAGACTCTACGAAGCATTAAAAAGGAGAGCCGAAATGGAACACAGATCCGTTAGCCAAGAAGTAGTTCTTTTAATAGAGAACTATCTAGCACACGACAATAAAGAATCCGAACGTAAGACCTTGGGTTTCTTAGAATTATCAGGTTCCTGGGTGGACGACAGAGGTCCTGATAAGATCGCAAAGGACATACGCTCCTCTCGAACCAAAAACACATTAGGGAAAGATGCAGATGAGCTATTTGATTGA
- the rpsF gene encoding 30S ribosomal protein S6: MRNYEITTITRSTAKEVAKTEVLEIFKKHSINVTAEEEWGQKKLWHPIQHQDYGIFTHFKVNAEQSALEKVERDFGLNQNLLRSMIVRLNG; this comes from the coding sequence TTGAGAAACTACGAGATTACTACAATCACGCGTTCAACCGCGAAGGAAGTTGCTAAAACTGAAGTCCTTGAGATCTTCAAAAAGCATTCCATCAACGTTACCGCTGAAGAAGAATGGGGTCAAAAGAAACTTTGGCATCCAATCCAACACCAAGACTACGGAATATTCACACACTTCAAAGTGAATGCAGAACAATCCGCCTTAGAAAAGGTAGAGCGTGACTTTGGTCTTAACCAAAATTTACTTCGCTCTATGATCGTCCGCCTCAATGGCTAA
- a CDS encoding single-stranded DNA-binding protein — protein sequence MANDINRVTLVGRLTRDPEFKTVNGTSLVNFSLANGRTYVTGGEKKEETHFFDCEAWGKGADIIQQYCKKGKQLVIEGRLKQDTWETMEGKKASRIRIVVENFQMIGGARENGGGEYGSSANSGSSSYSSAQDDMGSSAMDDDIPF from the coding sequence ATGGCTAACGATATCAATCGGGTGACCCTTGTTGGGCGCCTGACCCGTGATCCGGAATTCAAAACCGTAAACGGGACTTCTCTTGTGAATTTTTCCTTAGCTAACGGTCGCACTTATGTAACCGGCGGAGAGAAAAAAGAGGAAACTCATTTTTTCGACTGCGAGGCTTGGGGAAAAGGCGCGGATATCATCCAGCAATACTGCAAGAAAGGCAAACAACTCGTGATCGAGGGACGCCTTAAGCAGGACACCTGGGAAACCATGGAAGGCAAGAAGGCCTCCCGCATTCGTATCGTTGTGGAAAATTTCCAGATGATCGGTGGTGCAAGGGAGAATGGAGGCGGAGAGTACGGCTCTTCCGCTAATAGCGGATCTTCTTCTTATTCATCTGCTCAAGATGATATGGGAAGTTCTGCAATGGACGACGATATACCTTTTTAA
- the rpsR gene encoding 30S ribosomal protein S18 has translation MSDNETQEELKQDVAAEGMPLDQDGGRPPKKQNKYKKKVCRFTADPELAKQINYKNTELLERFITNRGKIIPRRITGTSAKYQRILAREIRKARSIGLLPFKVN, from the coding sequence ATGTCAGATAATGAAACACAAGAAGAATTAAAGCAGGATGTAGCTGCTGAGGGCATGCCTTTAGATCAAGACGGAGGACGCCCCCCTAAAAAACAAAACAAGTATAAGAAGAAAGTTTGCCGTTTTACTGCAGACCCTGAACTTGCTAAACAAATTAATTATAAGAATACCGAACTTCTAGAAAGATTTATCACTAACCGTGGTAAGATCATTCCAAGAAGAATTACTGGAACTTCTGCAAAGTATCAAAGAATACTTGCTAGAGAGATCCGCAAAGCGCGCAGCATCGGTCTTCTACCGTTCAAAGTAAACTAA
- the rplI gene encoding 50S ribosomal protein L9 has translation MRVILQKDVSNLGDAGDVKEVADGFARNFLFPQRLAVRASEGKTKMALHQKKLADLKKDKRKKDMESVSSGLNGKEFEISVKTGGGDKLFGAVTPADVAALLKTAGFEIDKRKIEFAEPIRNLGSYKLKVRLAEGILPTITVHVKKEEVVSTEA, from the coding sequence ATGAGAGTAATATTACAAAAAGATGTTTCTAACTTAGGAGACGCTGGAGACGTTAAGGAAGTAGCGGACGGTTTCGCTCGTAATTTTCTTTTCCCTCAAAGACTCGCTGTAAGAGCTTCTGAAGGTAAGACCAAAATGGCTCTTCACCAAAAGAAACTTGCAGATCTTAAAAAAGACAAACGTAAGAAAGATATGGAATCTGTATCTTCTGGATTGAACGGAAAAGAATTCGAAATTTCCGTTAAAACCGGAGGTGGGGATAAACTTTTTGGAGCGGTAACTCCAGCTGATGTAGCTGCTCTGTTAAAAACTGCAGGATTCGAAATTGACAAACGTAAAATCGAATTTGCAGAACCTATCCGTAACCTAGGTTCCTATAAATTGAAAGTGCGTCTTGCAGAAGGTATCCTCCCGACTATCACAGTTCATGTGAAGAAAGAGGAAGTCGTTTCTACAGAAGCGTAA
- the dnaB gene encoding replicative DNA helicase — MQADSLFELESEKSFLGFLLLKGADNLIDIPLVPEDFYQDTNRRIYKAILDLVDKRIAVDPVSVLNFLKENSLLKDPEREYEYIYSLYKDSVVSHPLGYYAERIKRLSERRKYSKLLMNALELIQKEPGENESVFNQIEQSLTDVSRSADVKGLLPVSGDKAALSEYIKDIMESRGQIKGLRTNFTQFDEMTSGLKEYEMMVLAARPGNGKTTLALNIASNVALIHNRPVVIFSLEMSRMELLLKLVCSYAQVESNKLKRSEVTKSDAPKLIEAIIKVTSSPIYIDDSGALSVDDFKGRVRKLLTNENLGLIIVDYLQLMNDPKNRDGGRQQEVSSISRALKQMAKEARCPVIALSQMNRSIEQRSKDQRPQLADLRESGAIEQDADIVTFIYRGEKGKDEEEDPRMKGMAEIIIAKNRSGPTGSFPLAFRPELSRFDNV, encoded by the coding sequence ATGCAAGCCGACTCCTTGTTTGAACTGGAATCCGAGAAATCTTTTCTCGGATTTCTGCTTCTTAAAGGAGCGGATAATCTAATCGATATCCCCCTCGTTCCTGAGGATTTTTACCAAGATACAAACAGAAGGATTTACAAGGCAATTCTGGACCTTGTGGATAAAAGGATCGCAGTAGATCCGGTTTCAGTCCTAAACTTCTTAAAAGAAAACTCCCTACTCAAAGATCCCGAAAGAGAATATGAATATATTTATTCTCTCTATAAGGATTCTGTAGTTTCCCATCCACTGGGTTATTATGCGGAAAGGATCAAACGTCTTTCCGAAAGAAGAAAATATTCTAAATTATTAATGAACGCCCTAGAGCTTATCCAGAAAGAGCCGGGCGAAAACGAATCTGTATTCAATCAGATCGAACAAAGTCTTACAGATGTTTCTAGGTCTGCGGATGTAAAAGGACTTCTTCCTGTTTCTGGGGATAAGGCGGCTCTTTCTGAATATATCAAAGATATTATGGAGAGTAGAGGCCAGATCAAGGGTCTCAGAACCAATTTTACTCAATTCGATGAGATGACTTCCGGTCTAAAAGAATATGAGATGATGGTCCTAGCAGCGAGACCTGGTAACGGTAAGACTACCTTGGCTCTAAATATTGCATCCAACGTTGCACTAATCCATAACAGACCAGTGGTGATCTTTTCATTAGAGATGAGTAGAATGGAACTTTTACTCAAACTTGTATGCTCTTATGCGCAGGTGGAATCCAATAAATTAAAACGTTCCGAAGTAACTAAGTCAGATGCCCCAAAGCTAATCGAAGCAATCATTAAGGTAACTTCTTCTCCCATTTATATAGATGACTCTGGTGCACTGAGTGTGGACGATTTTAAGGGAAGGGTTCGTAAACTTCTTACCAACGAAAATCTTGGGCTCATCATCGTGGACTATCTTCAGCTCATGAACGATCCCAAAAACAGGGATGGGGGAAGACAACAAGAGGTTTCCTCGATTTCCAGAGCACTCAAGCAGATGGCCAAAGAAGCAAGATGCCCTGTGATCGCACTTTCCCAGATGAACCGTTCCATTGAGCAGAGATCCAAGGACCAAAGACCTCAACTTGCCGACTTAAGAGAGTCAGGTGCAATCGAGCAGGACGCGGATATTGTTACATTCATCTATCGTGGAGAGAAGGGAAAGGACGAAGAGGAAGATCCTAGAATGAAAGGAATGGCGGAGATTATCATCGCCAAAAACAGGTCCGGACCAACAGGCTCTTTTCCACTTGCCTTCCGACCTGAACTTTCCAGATTTGATAACGTGTAG
- the aspS gene encoding aspartate--tRNA ligase, which translates to MEDWILEGYKSRAWAGEVTDAQEGKTLTLFGWSFRFRDQGGVIFVDLRDRTGILQVVLRKEILGENFAAAEKIRSEYVIAVQGKLKKRDAESINPKMKTGTIELVVDQLIILNSAKTPPFSLDEFEEISEENRLKYRYLDFRRDELKNRMIKRHEFVFAIRNYLNSRKFVEIETPILNKSTPEGARDFLVPSRLNPNSFYALPQSPQIFKQILMVGGMERYFQIVKCFRDEDLRADRQPEFTQLDMEFSFVSQEEILSEIEGLFSKIMKDVFSLDFKGPFSRMPYKQAMEEYGSDKPDLRFGMKLVDVSEIVKDSDFQVFAGAVANGGVVKAVCVPGGSVISRKEIEDLTAWLNRDYKAKGLAYMKHGAEGLESTITKRFTPEALSKIASLVGSKEGDMVFFGADEREIVNHSLGALRLKLSERFDKPAEGSFHISWIVDFPMFEWNKDSKRWDSLHHPFTSPGDSSLEIFSSEERLQKEAGNALAKAYDLVLNGVEIGGGSIRIHSKDVQTRVFSTLGIGPEEAKEKFGFLLEALEYGAPPHGGIAFGIDRIMMLLTGGKSIRDVIAFPKTQKGVCLMSECPSEVEEKQLQELKLRLIKV; encoded by the coding sequence TTGGAAGATTGGATTTTAGAAGGTTATAAATCAAGAGCCTGGGCAGGTGAAGTAACTGATGCCCAAGAAGGAAAAACTCTCACTTTATTCGGTTGGTCTTTTCGATTCCGAGACCAAGGCGGAGTTATCTTTGTGGATCTCCGTGATAGGACAGGGATCCTGCAAGTAGTATTACGTAAAGAAATCCTGGGAGAAAACTTTGCTGCTGCGGAAAAGATCCGTTCTGAGTATGTGATCGCAGTCCAAGGAAAGCTTAAAAAACGGGATGCAGAAAGTATCAATCCCAAGATGAAAACTGGGACGATTGAACTTGTTGTAGACCAACTCATCATTCTGAATTCTGCAAAAACTCCTCCATTCTCTCTGGACGAATTCGAAGAGATTTCCGAAGAAAACCGCCTGAAATACAGATACTTGGATTTTAGAAGGGACGAACTTAAGAACAGAATGATAAAACGTCATGAGTTCGTATTCGCGATTCGTAATTATCTAAATTCTCGTAAATTCGTAGAGATTGAGACTCCAATCCTGAATAAGTCCACTCCGGAAGGAGCACGTGATTTTTTGGTACCTTCTCGCCTGAACCCGAATTCATTCTATGCTCTTCCTCAATCTCCTCAGATCTTCAAACAGATCCTGATGGTGGGTGGAATGGAGAGATATTTTCAGATCGTAAAATGTTTCAGAGACGAGGATCTAAGAGCGGACAGACAGCCTGAGTTCACTCAGTTGGATATGGAATTCTCTTTTGTTTCCCAAGAAGAAATTCTCTCCGAGATCGAAGGTCTATTCTCCAAAATAATGAAAGACGTCTTCAGTCTGGATTTTAAAGGTCCATTCTCTAGAATGCCTTATAAACAAGCGATGGAAGAATATGGTTCTGATAAACCGGACCTTCGTTTTGGAATGAAACTGGTAGATGTTTCCGAAATCGTAAAAGATTCAGACTTTCAAGTATTTGCAGGTGCAGTCGCAAATGGTGGAGTCGTAAAAGCAGTCTGCGTTCCTGGCGGTTCTGTAATTTCCAGAAAAGAGATCGAAGATCTAACCGCCTGGTTGAACAGAGATTATAAAGCAAAAGGCCTCGCATACATGAAACACGGGGCAGAAGGACTCGAATCTACTATTACAAAAAGATTCACTCCGGAAGCTCTTTCTAAAATTGCAAGTTTAGTCGGCTCTAAAGAAGGAGACATGGTCTTTTTCGGAGCGGATGAAAGAGAAATTGTAAATCATTCTCTAGGTGCACTTCGTCTGAAACTTTCGGAAAGATTTGACAAACCTGCAGAAGGAAGCTTTCATATTTCCTGGATCGTGGACTTTCCGATGTTCGAATGGAATAAGGACAGCAAACGCTGGGATTCCTTGCACCATCCGTTCACTTCTCCTGGAGATTCCAGTTTGGAAATTTTTTCTTCCGAGGAAAGACTCCAAAAAGAAGCAGGAAATGCGCTCGCAAAAGCCTATGATCTAGTGCTGAATGGTGTGGAGATCGGTGGAGGTTCCATTCGTATCCATTCCAAAGATGTGCAGACTCGAGTCTTCTCCACTTTGGGGATTGGACCAGAGGAAGCTAAGGAAAAATTTGGCTTCTTATTGGAGGCCTTGGAATATGGGGCACCTCCTCATGGAGGGATCGCGTTCGGTATCGATAGGATCATGATGCTCTTGACTGGCGGAAAATCCATCCGAGATGTGATCGCATTCCCTAAAACGCAGAAGGGTGTTTGTTTGATGAGTGAATGTCCGTCTGAAGTGGAAGAGAAACAGCTCCAAGAATTGAAGCTTAGGTTGATAAAGGTTTAA
- a CDS encoding PhoH family protein: MRKEQFTFENQDLYRKICGINDTGVKNLEKQLEIDLIPRGNGFQVEGIPTKVEFALDFFRLLETNYRDRPDRDFTDQFDFGYLLKQATKEKKKEERKSDDEPFKPNEKILTTYKGKHLYSRTKNQEKYIQSFLNNLITFGIGPAGTGKTFLSVAMACRFLQNGIVDKIVLTRPAVEAGENLGFLPGDLNQKVDPYLRPVYDALNECIGFEKTQEYIALTKIEIAPVAFMRGRTLSKSFIILDEAQNCTLAQLKMIMTRLGRNSRMCISGDVTQIDLEHGRSGFDRVVNLFRQTEGIGQVFFGKEDITRHPLVETIVRKFEEL; this comes from the coding sequence ATCAGGAAAGAACAATTTACTTTCGAAAACCAAGACCTGTATCGTAAGATCTGTGGGATCAACGATACGGGTGTCAAAAATTTGGAAAAACAATTGGAGATCGATCTAATCCCGAGAGGGAACGGTTTCCAGGTAGAAGGAATTCCTACAAAGGTAGAATTCGCCTTAGATTTTTTCAGATTATTGGAAACCAATTACCGCGACAGACCTGATCGGGATTTTACGGACCAATTCGATTTCGGTTATCTTCTTAAACAAGCTACTAAAGAAAAGAAGAAGGAAGAGCGTAAGTCGGACGACGAGCCCTTCAAACCTAACGAAAAAATTCTTACCACATATAAGGGAAAACATCTTTATTCCAGGACTAAAAACCAGGAAAAGTATATTCAATCTTTCTTAAATAATCTGATCACTTTCGGGATCGGCCCTGCCGGAACAGGAAAAACATTCCTATCCGTTGCAATGGCCTGCAGATTTTTGCAAAATGGGATCGTAGATAAGATCGTTTTAACAAGACCAGCGGTAGAAGCAGGGGAGAATCTTGGATTTTTACCTGGGGATCTAAACCAAAAGGTGGATCCGTATCTTCGTCCAGTGTATGATGCTTTGAACGAATGTATTGGTTTTGAAAAAACCCAAGAATATATCGCACTTACTAAAATTGAGATCGCACCAGTTGCATTTATGAGAGGTCGGACTCTTTCCAAAAGTTTTATCATTTTGGACGAGGCCCAAAACTGTACTCTTGCTCAGCTTAAAATGATTATGACCCGTTTGGGCCGAAATTCCAGGATGTGTATCTCCGGGGATGTGACCCAAATTGACTTAGAACATGGTAGATCCGGTTTCGATCGTGTGGTAAACTTGTTCAGACAGACAGAAGGAATTGGCCAAGTGTTTTTCGGAAAAGAAGATATCACCCGACATCCATTGGTTGAGACCATCGTGAGGAAGTTCGAGGAATTGTAA
- a CDS encoding HD family phosphohydrolase, with protein sequence MFPLGSLLERGMAWITDTLTKIRPISFVRKFQVILTAITLIIVTWMLAIPFFGQDKINLSQDGPYSEGKNALDKVVSTKDIVYEDEEKTKAKKFKSFQSAPNFFDRDYRVLIDIIRPAIQEDMEKYREPKPTGEVKTSTELLTAVPRWKNRSKEELELLLKTPGKSRVRDLVQQYSNLVFSNFCILRDQPVDYSAIRAAEARIRNSGASGNKEQISSVEGAFVIPRMYLYRDSATIDTLNRLAAEKLQATDPQLLSIIQKLALTYVYSNPACTYNAEETKNQKQAVMDRTEPVSSRINAGETIVKAGETITPDIYQKLLIVNRYATRANIASITSILLIQSIFVIIVYAFLKKYNPKRLNDVSSNVIVFTLIWSLVLWAYLASKAFFSFENSYDSVFYFALVIPTGMVCLILSMIYDEQLSIAIGFFLSFFVFAASRYNPTSFILAFVMTVVAATYGRKMRKRIDFIKAGFYMALVQMLISSSGYLFDSRNYWVAVPSGSHFRDLWESNIFRLYLLCLVNGFVCSTLTQLLLPIYEYVFNIPTRFKLLELADTGHPLLQDLLTKAPSTYTHTFLVAAMSERAAQNLELDWLLTRVGVYFHDIGKIPNAGFFVENQHLIPKKENIDKNNPAKAAKIVIDHVLDGIEMAKKARLPREVIDFIPEHHGTSTMAFFYHKALAELSPSQKKKLKKADFQYPGPKPQRKETAIVMIADSLEAASRSLEEVTPEALDALITKIVNGKLAENQLDECGLTLGDLEVVKYSFKEVLLSSLHSRPKYPKPEDTKALEEKNKNILGKHAPKSH encoded by the coding sequence ATGTTTCCCTTGGGATCACTTTTAGAAAGAGGAATGGCTTGGATCACGGATACCTTGACCAAGATCCGTCCAATTTCTTTCGTGAGAAAATTCCAGGTCATCCTCACTGCTATCACTTTGATCATCGTGACTTGGATGCTTGCCATCCCATTTTTCGGTCAGGATAAAATTAATCTATCTCAAGACGGTCCTTATTCAGAAGGCAAGAATGCTTTAGATAAGGTTGTATCTACTAAAGATATAGTTTACGAAGACGAAGAAAAAACGAAGGCCAAAAAATTTAAGTCATTCCAATCTGCTCCGAATTTTTTTGATAGAGATTATAGAGTTCTAATAGATATAATTCGCCCTGCTATCCAGGAAGATATGGAGAAGTATAGGGAGCCAAAACCAACTGGAGAAGTGAAAACTTCCACAGAATTACTGACTGCAGTTCCAAGATGGAAGAATAGATCCAAAGAAGAATTAGAACTCCTACTTAAAACTCCTGGAAAATCCAGGGTTAGGGATCTTGTTCAACAATATAGTAATTTAGTTTTTTCTAATTTTTGTATTTTAAGGGATCAACCGGTGGATTATTCCGCGATCCGTGCAGCTGAAGCAAGGATCCGTAACTCTGGCGCCAGCGGAAATAAAGAGCAGATTTCTTCTGTAGAGGGTGCATTTGTAATTCCTCGTATGTATTTGTATAGAGATAGTGCTACTATCGATACTTTGAATCGTTTGGCTGCGGAGAAGTTACAAGCCACAGATCCTCAGCTTCTTTCTATTATCCAAAAACTTGCACTGACTTATGTGTATTCTAATCCAGCTTGTACTTATAATGCGGAAGAAACCAAAAATCAAAAACAAGCCGTCATGGATAGGACGGAACCTGTAAGTAGCAGGATCAATGCAGGGGAAACCATAGTAAAAGCGGGGGAGACAATCACTCCCGATATCTATCAGAAATTATTAATAGTAAATAGATATGCGACTCGGGCGAATATTGCATCTATCACATCTATACTTCTAATCCAATCTATTTTTGTAATTATTGTATATGCGTTCTTGAAGAAGTATAATCCGAAACGTTTGAATGATGTATCCAGTAACGTGATCGTATTTACATTGATCTGGTCCTTGGTGTTATGGGCTTACTTGGCATCCAAGGCTTTTTTTAGTTTTGAGAATAGTTACGATTCTGTATTTTACTTCGCACTTGTGATCCCGACTGGAATGGTTTGTCTAATCTTGTCAATGATCTATGATGAACAACTGTCAATTGCGATTGGTTTTTTCCTTTCCTTCTTTGTGTTTGCTGCATCCAGATATAATCCTACTTCTTTCATTTTAGCTTTCGTAATGACCGTTGTTGCGGCAACTTACGGAAGAAAGATGAGAAAGAGGATCGATTTTATCAAAGCCGGATTCTATATGGCTTTGGTCCAGATGTTGATCTCTTCTTCCGGATATTTGTTTGATTCCAGGAATTATTGGGTAGCAGTTCCATCCGGTTCTCATTTTAGAGACCTTTGGGAATCAAATATATTCAGATTGTATTTATTATGTTTAGTGAATGGATTCGTCTGCTCCACTTTGACTCAATTACTTCTGCCTATTTATGAGTATGTATTCAATATACCTACTCGATTTAAATTGCTGGAACTTGCAGACACTGGTCATCCATTGCTGCAGGATCTACTGACCAAAGCACCTTCTACTTATACCCATACTTTTTTAGTGGCGGCTATGTCTGAAAGAGCCGCTCAAAATCTGGAACTGGATTGGCTTTTGACTAGGGTTGGTGTATATTTCCACGATATAGGTAAGATCCCAAATGCAGGATTTTTCGTAGAGAACCAGCACTTGATCCCTAAGAAAGAAAATATCGATAAGAATAATCCTGCAAAGGCTGCTAAGATCGTAATCGATCACGTTTTAGACGGAATAGAAATGGCTAAGAAGGCGAGACTTCCAAGAGAAGTAATCGATTTTATTCCGGAACATCATGGAACTTCTACCATGGCATTTTTCTATCATAAGGCACTTGCAGAACTTTCTCCTTCTCAGAAGAAAAAACTGAAAAAAGCAGATTTCCAATATCCAGGTCCTAAACCACAGAGAAAAGAAACTGCGATTGTGATGATTGCAGATAGTTTAGAAGCTGCGAGTAGATCCTTGGAAGAAGTAACTCCAGAAGCCTTAGATGCACTTATCACAAAGATCGTAAACGGAAAATTGGCGGAGAACCAATTGGATGAATGTGGACTCACATTAGGGGATCTGGAAGTTGTAAAATATTCCTTCAAGGAAGTTCTTCTTTCTAGTCTTCACTCTAGACCTAAATATCCTAAACCTGAGGATACAAAAGCTTTAGAAGAGAAGAACAAAAATATTTTGGGGAAACACGCCCCTAAGAGCCACTGA
- the ybeY gene encoding rRNA maturation RNase YbeY produces MLSKFSFPTINTHVSLVLTDDGSIQELNRVRRGKDYATDVLSFPLSFDLTPWELPPNKKENFGPILSLGEIVISWDTCKAQAKSIGHSEEDEFFRLFVHGFLHLIGYDHERGEEDEALMKEKEDLCLDLVLGP; encoded by the coding sequence ATTTTAAGTAAATTCTCTTTTCCTACTATTAATACTCATGTTTCTCTTGTTTTGACGGACGATGGATCTATCCAAGAGCTGAATCGTGTCAGAAGAGGAAAAGATTATGCGACTGATGTTCTTTCCTTTCCTTTAAGTTTTGATCTGACTCCTTGGGAACTTCCCCCAAACAAAAAAGAGAACTTCGGACCCATCTTAAGTTTAGGTGAGATCGTGATCTCTTGGGATACTTGCAAAGCCCAAGCTAAGAGTATAGGTCATAGTGAAGAAGATGAATTTTTTAGATTATTCGTGCATGGTTTTTTACATTTAATCGGTTATGATCATGAACGAGGAGAAGAAGATGAGGCTCTAATGAAAGAGAAGGAGGATCTATGCCTGGATCTAGTCCTGGGGCCTTAA
- the recO gene encoding DNA repair protein RecO — protein sequence MPGSSPGALKKTTGIVMESRILPEGDAFLRLLPEEGEVGSFRVKGIKKSKTRPIAAVEPGSLTVLDYYFTQGRDTFNVKEIGLIRRFDKAKTGYSGTVLVSYLVELVSSFLTEGGSHPMEYKLLLGALKELDEDGYKPVFLPFFKLKLLYVGGFLSKEMECASCGKNLAEIQSCSLDETHFEIVCGDCGNPKPDKYGLVLFVQDCLALRYRDLKDKKISLELLKEADSLSNRALKPLLGRRLKSEPMLYDSLGENLG from the coding sequence ATGCCTGGATCTAGTCCTGGGGCCTTAAAAAAAACCACTGGCATCGTAATGGAAAGCCGCATCCTTCCCGAAGGAGATGCATTTTTGCGACTTCTACCTGAAGAAGGAGAAGTAGGGAGTTTCCGAGTAAAAGGGATCAAAAAAAGTAAAACAAGACCTATCGCCGCTGTGGAACCTGGATCTCTCACTGTATTAGATTATTATTTCACCCAAGGAAGAGACACGTTTAACGTAAAAGAGATTGGATTAATCAGAAGATTCGATAAAGCAAAGACAGGATATTCAGGAACTGTTTTAGTTTCTTATCTGGTGGAACTTGTTTCTTCTTTTTTGACGGAAGGTGGTTCTCATCCAATGGAGTATAAACTTCTTCTGGGCGCCTTAAAAGAATTAGATGAAGACGGTTACAAACCTGTATTCTTACCTTTTTTCAAACTAAAATTATTATATGTGGGTGGCTTCTTATCCAAAGAAATGGAATGTGCAAGCTGCGGAAAAAATCTCGCAGAGATCCAATCCTGCAGTTTGGACGAAACACATTTTGAGATAGTCTGTGGGGATTGTGGAAATCCTAAACCGGACAAGTATGGTCTTGTATTATTCGTTCAAGATTGTTTGGCTTTGAGATATAGGGACCTAAAGGATAAAAAGATTTCCCTTGAACTCCTGAAGGAGGCGGATAGCTTAAGTAACCGGGCCTTAAAACCACTTCTTGGCAGAAGACTTAAATCGGAACCTATGTTGTACGATTCCTTAGGGGAAAATCTTGGATAA